The genomic DNA CGAGCCCCGCCGCGACCTTGAGCACCACCCGCGAGCCGTCCATCTCCACGACCTCGACGTCGGGGAGGGCGAACTCCTCCGCGGGCACGGGGTGCGCGAACCGCACCACCATGCGGCGCACCGACGCGCGCCGGACCTCCTCGGTGCGCGCGACCGAGACGAGACGCCCCGCGCGCAGGATCCCCACCCGGGTGCAGGTGCGCTCCACCTCGGTGAGCACGTGCGAGGAGTGGAACACGGTCTTCCCGTCGCGCCCCGCCTGCCGCAGGAGGTCGAACACGACCTCGCGCACCAGGGGGTCGAGCCCGGTGG from Terriglobia bacterium includes the following:
- a CDS encoding AAA family ATPase, with amino-acid sequence DLAERLGLDRRDLARRVREYSRGMRQKLGLVAALQHDAEVLILDEPTTGLDPLVREVVFDLLRQAGRDGKTVFHSSHVLTEVERTCTRVGILRAGRLVSVARTEEVRRASVRRMVVRFAHPVPAEEFALPDVEVVEMDGSRVVLKVAAGLDPLLGVLARHPVLDLAFPEPSLKEAFVDLYRATPEGAR